A section of the Flavobacterium sp. CG_23.5 genome encodes:
- a CDS encoding malate:quinone oxidoreductase — MPDTTIRSNSDVVLIGAGIMSATLGLILKELQPDLKIDIYERLDIAAAESSDAWNNAGTGHSAFCELNYTPESVDGTIDPKKAISIAESFEVSRQFWAYLVQEKKITSPENFIKSIPHVSFVWGEKNVAYLKKRFEALQSNPLFKQMIFSTDFSELKKWMPLVMEGRDKNEKVAATSMAIGTDVNFGELTRSMFNYLAKLDGVTMHFHHEVQKLKQREDKSWRIKITDLATGQKRKAYTKFVFIGAGGGSLPLLEKADVPEGKGFGGFPVSGQWLKCTNPEVIAKHQAKVYGKASVGAPPMSVPHIDSRMIDGEKALLFGPFAGFSTRFLKNGSYSDLPLSIKTDNIIPMIAAGIKNIPLTKYLIEQVRQSPKDRINALREYVPTARSKDWKIERAGQRVQVIKKDEKEGGILEFGTEVITTADGSLAVLLGASPGASTAVSIMTDLVGKCFKNEIVYPEWQEKLKTMIPSFGQTLNDKPSLLEEIRKNTAEILKLNN; from the coding sequence ATGCCTGATACAACCATTCGTTCAAATAGTGATGTAGTTCTTATAGGAGCTGGAATAATGAGTGCCACTCTTGGTTTAATTCTTAAAGAATTACAACCAGATTTAAAAATTGACATTTACGAGAGATTAGATATTGCAGCTGCTGAAAGTTCTGATGCCTGGAATAATGCCGGAACCGGACATTCTGCCTTTTGTGAACTTAATTACACACCTGAAAGTGTTGATGGAACTATTGATCCAAAAAAAGCAATTAGTATCGCTGAATCTTTCGAAGTTTCTCGCCAATTTTGGGCCTATTTAGTCCAAGAAAAAAAGATTACTTCCCCTGAAAATTTTATAAAAAGTATTCCTCATGTAAGTTTTGTTTGGGGTGAAAAAAATGTAGCATATCTAAAGAAAAGATTTGAAGCTTTACAATCTAATCCACTTTTTAAACAAATGATTTTTAGTACTGATTTTTCAGAATTAAAAAAGTGGATGCCTTTGGTTATGGAGGGTAGAGACAAAAATGAAAAAGTTGCAGCTACTTCTATGGCAATTGGTACGGATGTGAATTTTGGAGAATTGACCAGAAGTATGTTTAATTATTTGGCTAAATTAGATGGTGTTACGATGCATTTTCATCACGAAGTTCAAAAATTGAAACAGCGTGAGGATAAATCTTGGAGAATAAAAATTACTGATTTGGCTACCGGCCAAAAAAGAAAAGCATATACCAAGTTTGTTTTTATCGGTGCTGGAGGCGGGTCATTGCCATTACTAGAAAAAGCAGACGTTCCAGAAGGAAAGGGTTTCGGAGGTTTCCCGGTTAGTGGACAATGGTTAAAATGTACCAATCCTGAAGTAATTGCAAAACATCAGGCTAAAGTTTATGGTAAAGCATCCGTGGGAGCGCCACCCATGTCTGTACCACATATTGATTCCCGAATGATAGATGGAGAAAAAGCACTTCTTTTTGGTCCTTTTGCTGGCTTTTCTACTCGGTTTTTAAAGAATGGTTCTTATTCTGATTTGCCTTTGTCTATTAAAACGGATAATATAATTCCGATGATAGCAGCAGGGATTAAAAATATACCACTTACAAAATATTTGATTGAGCAAGTACGTCAATCCCCTAAAGATAGGATTAATGCTCTTAGAGAATATGTTCCGACAGCCAGATCTAAAGACTGGAAAATAGAAAGAGCGGGGCAGCGGGTACAAGTTATAAAGAAAGATGAAAAAGAAGGTGGAATACTTGAATTTGGCACCGAGGTAATTACAACTGCGGATGGTAGTTTAGCTGTATTACTTGGGGCTTCTCCCGGTGCTTCCACAGCAGTTTCTATCATGACAGATTTGGTTGGAAAATGTTTCAAAAATGAAATTGTTTATCCGGAATGGCAAGAAAAACTGAAAACAATGATACCATCATTTGGACAAACATTAAATGATAAACCTTCTTTATTGGAAGAAATCAGAAAAAATACCGCTGAAATTCTAAAATTGAATAATTAG
- the ruvX gene encoding Holliday junction resolvase RuvX → MPRILAIDYGQKRTGIAVTDEMQIIASGLTTVPSATAIAFLKDYFSKEKVEAVLIGEPKQMNGEPSESASIIKGFVTHFTNHFPEMKVIRVDERFTSKMAFQSMIDSGLKKKQRQNKALIDEISATIMLQDYLTRKMF, encoded by the coding sequence ATGCCAAGAATTCTCGCTATAGATTACGGACAAAAACGAACTGGAATAGCTGTTACGGATGAAATGCAAATCATTGCTTCCGGATTAACAACGGTTCCAAGTGCAACAGCAATCGCTTTTTTAAAGGATTATTTCTCTAAAGAAAAAGTCGAAGCAGTACTTATTGGTGAACCCAAACAAATGAATGGTGAACCTTCAGAAAGTGCTTCTATAATAAAAGGATTCGTAACTCATTTTACGAACCACTTTCCGGAGATGAAAGTCATTCGGGTTGATGAACGTTTTACCTCAAAAATGGCCTTTCAATCTATGATTGACAGCGGACTCAAAAAGAAACAACGTCAAAATAAAGCACTGATTGATGAAATTTCGGCAACTATAATGTTACAGGATTATTTGACTCGAAAAATGTTTTAA
- a CDS encoding type II toxin-antitoxin system RelE/ParE family toxin, whose product MKIKITKDFRFDLDSQIRYISKDKPLAARKFKVDLIKKIRKDLKNPFYFKKSSYYNDENIRDYVFKGYTIVYYIDIEQEIIFVFGFIKYKDSI is encoded by the coding sequence ATGAAAATTAAAATCACTAAAGATTTTAGGTTTGATTTAGATAGCCAAATTAGATATATTTCGAAAGACAAACCGTTAGCGGCTAGAAAGTTCAAAGTTGATTTAATAAAAAAAATAAGGAAAGATTTAAAGAATCCTTTTTATTTTAAGAAGTCTAGTTATTACAACGATGAAAATATTAGAGATTATGTTTTTAAAGGTTACACAATTGTTTATTACATTGATATAGAACAAGAAATAATTTTCGTCTTCGGTTTCATAAAATATAAAGATTCCATATAA
- a CDS encoding 2,3,4,5-tetrahydropyridine-2,6-dicarboxylate N-succinyltransferase → MNPLQTIIEQAWENRALLQDKTTTDAIREVIELLDTGKLRVAEPVDPEVSGGWQVNEWVKKAVVMYFPIQKMETLHSGIFEYHDKMLLKKDFAEKGIRVVPNAVARYGAYISSGVILMPSYVNIGAYVDEGTMVDTWATVGSCAQIGKNVHLSGGVGIGGVLEPLQAAPVIIEDGAFIGSRCIVVEGVHVGKEAVLGANVCLTASTKIIDVTGETPIEMKGFVPARSVVIPGSYTKKFPAGDFQVPCALIIGTRKPSTDLKTSLNNALREYDVAV, encoded by the coding sequence ATGAATCCATTACAAACTATTATAGAACAAGCTTGGGAAAACCGCGCCTTGTTACAAGATAAAACGACAACTGACGCTATCAGAGAAGTTATTGAGTTACTGGACACGGGAAAATTACGCGTTGCTGAACCTGTAGATCCCGAAGTTTCGGGAGGATGGCAAGTAAACGAATGGGTAAAGAAAGCAGTAGTGATGTATTTCCCTATTCAAAAAATGGAAACTTTACATTCTGGTATTTTCGAATATCACGACAAAATGTTGTTAAAAAAAGACTTTGCCGAAAAAGGAATTCGCGTTGTTCCTAATGCGGTAGCGCGTTACGGTGCTTACATTTCTAGCGGAGTTATTTTGATGCCAAGTTATGTAAATATTGGTGCTTATGTTGATGAAGGTACCATGGTGGACACTTGGGCAACCGTAGGAAGTTGTGCCCAAATTGGTAAAAATGTACATTTAAGTGGTGGTGTAGGAATTGGCGGAGTGCTTGAACCTTTGCAAGCAGCTCCTGTAATCATTGAAGATGGTGCGTTTATTGGTTCGCGTTGTATTGTAGTTGAAGGAGTTCATGTAGGTAAAGAAGCAGTTCTTGGTGCCAATGTTTGTTTGACTGCCTCCACAAAAATTATTGATGTAACTGGTGAAACTCCGATTGAAATGAAAGGTTTTGTTCCAGCGCGTTCAGTAGTAATTCCGGGAAGTTACACTAAGAAATTTCCAGCAGGCGATTTTCAAGTTCCTTGTGCACTAATCATTGGAACACGTAAGCCTTCTACGGATTTGAAAACATCGTTAAATAATGCATTGCGTGAATATGACGTAGCGGTATAA
- a CDS encoding glycosyltransferase family 2 protein: MDISIIIVNYRGWKALDECLESIDTINSKTFSFEVIVVDNFSNDGQLTAFSEKYSKFTFTENSGNNGFSNGCNVGASKATGNYFLFLNPDTKVTLEALETLLQTAILNPEIGILSCLQINENNVFYNQRNLFPALGRFFGISRSIYRKVNKTKLEERFNNTYDLFYPDWVTGAVIFISRDWFHKIKGWNEDYWLYFEDVDLCKKTSDSGGKVAVTRKATIFHQHGGASRLNVKTKALTKTEVIISKHVYIDNQFYGGTRLFLQSLLILGVISEKIVLSFLSLFLFFIPKLKVNALILKNITVYYFNALKKQTWISPRAMNYMKIKA; encoded by the coding sequence TTGGATATTTCAATAATTATAGTTAATTACCGTGGTTGGAAAGCCTTAGATGAATGTTTAGAATCTATTGATACAATCAATTCTAAAACTTTTTCTTTTGAAGTTATTGTTGTCGATAATTTTTCTAATGACGGTCAATTAACTGCTTTTAGTGAAAAGTATTCCAAATTTACATTTACCGAAAATTCCGGTAATAATGGTTTTTCCAATGGATGTAATGTGGGAGCATCAAAAGCAACGGGTAACTATTTTCTTTTTTTAAATCCAGATACAAAAGTTACTCTTGAAGCTTTAGAAACTCTTTTACAAACTGCAATTTTAAACCCTGAAATTGGAATTTTATCCTGTTTGCAAATAAACGAAAACAATGTTTTTTACAATCAGAGGAATTTATTTCCAGCTTTGGGACGGTTTTTTGGAATCTCAAGATCTATTTACCGAAAAGTGAATAAAACAAAACTCGAAGAACGTTTCAACAATACTTATGATCTTTTTTATCCTGATTGGGTTACTGGAGCCGTTATTTTTATAAGTCGGGACTGGTTCCACAAAATAAAAGGATGGAACGAAGATTACTGGTTATATTTTGAAGACGTTGATCTTTGTAAAAAGACTTCTGATTCTGGAGGAAAAGTAGCCGTTACCAGAAAAGCGACTATTTTTCATCAACATGGTGGTGCTTCAAGATTGAATGTGAAGACAAAAGCACTGACAAAAACAGAAGTGATTATTTCTAAACATGTTTACATTGATAATCAATTCTATGGAGGAACAAGACTATTTTTACAGAGCTTGTTGATTTTAGGGGTTATTTCTGAGAAAATAGTGTTGTCATTTTTAAGTCTTTTTTTATTTTTTATTCCAAAATTGAAAGTGAATGCATTAATCCTTAAAAATATTACTGTCTATTATTTTAATGCTCTAAAAAAACAAACTTGGATTAGTCCTCGTGCCATGAATTACATGAAAATAAAAGCTTAA
- a CDS encoding glycosyltransferase family 9 protein codes for MKILVIQQKMIGDVLVSSLLCDNLRIAYPNAQIDYMVYESTIEVLKGNTSFDNLILFKEKHQKNKWEYFKLLKSIRNEKYDIIIDAYSKLESWLVVLFSGAKQKISYWKKGRTFLYTDNIERKKTSNSNLGLIIEQRLALLDPLKLDIELETFPTIKITQKERDFATSLLNSHGIDRSKKTIMLSIMGSSLEKTYPLEYMSKLIDFIADKGDVNLLFNYMPKQIQEAKTIYNGCKEETKTKIDFTITGKNIREYIAIMDSCDMIIGNDGGAINMAKALGKPSFIIFSPWIDKKGWATFEDGINHVSLHLKEYKPELFENKTDKTIKKESDLFYKEFVPALLFPSLNAFLTTHLKK; via the coding sequence ATGAAAATACTTGTAATTCAACAAAAAATGATTGGCGATGTTTTAGTAAGCTCCTTACTTTGTGACAATTTACGCATCGCTTATCCAAATGCTCAAATTGATTACATGGTTTATGAATCAACAATTGAAGTATTGAAGGGAAATACAAGCTTTGACAATCTCATCCTTTTTAAGGAGAAACATCAAAAAAACAAATGGGAATATTTCAAATTATTGAAATCCATTCGCAATGAAAAGTATGACATAATTATTGATGCTTACTCCAAACTAGAAAGCTGGCTTGTCGTATTATTTTCGGGAGCAAAACAAAAAATATCGTATTGGAAAAAAGGAAGAACTTTTCTTTATACGGATAACATAGAAAGAAAAAAAACATCAAATTCAAATTTAGGTTTAATAATCGAACAGCGACTAGCATTACTAGATCCGTTAAAACTAGATATTGAACTCGAAACTTTCCCTACAATTAAAATAACTCAAAAAGAAAGGGATTTTGCAACTTCACTTTTAAATTCTCATGGAATAGACCGTTCCAAAAAAACGATTATGTTAAGTATCATGGGGAGCAGTTTAGAAAAAACGTATCCATTAGAATATATGTCAAAACTGATTGATTTTATTGCTGATAAAGGCGATGTAAATTTGCTTTTTAATTATATGCCAAAGCAAATTCAAGAAGCAAAAACAATTTACAATGGCTGTAAAGAGGAAACTAAAACTAAAATTGACTTTACTATTACTGGAAAAAATATCCGGGAGTACATTGCCATAATGGATTCTTGCGACATGATAATAGGTAATGATGGCGGTGCGATAAATATGGCAAAAGCATTAGGCAAACCTTCATTTATTATTTTCTCGCCGTGGATTGATAAAAAAGGCTGGGCAACTTTTGAAGACGGAATTAATCATGTTTCGCTTCATCTAAAAGAATACAAACCCGAATTATTTGAGAACAAAACGGACAAAACAATAAAAAAGGAGAGTGATTTATTTTACAAAGAATTTGTTCCAGCGTTATTGTTTCCTTCGTTAAATGCTTTTTTGACAACTCATTTAAAAAAATAA
- a CDS encoding glycosyltransferase family 2 protein, translating into MNCNLNKKLSVLIITLNEEVHMNALLSDLDFADEIIVVDSFSSDGTESICKSFSKVKFIQHKFEDYSSQRNFAIAQAKNDWILFLDADERLTPALKNEILVMLKNNETYSAFLFYRTFIYENTILRFSGCQNDKIFRLFNKNYATYKTDRLVHEKLEVNGKIGVLKNKLTHYSFSDYESFKSKIISYGKFKAQEKFIKKQKTSYVRHILHPIYNFLYNYIVRLGFLDGRKGMTICYLNAYCIHIRYQELRNLWDKK; encoded by the coding sequence ATGAATTGCAATCTAAACAAAAAATTATCGGTTTTAATCATAACTTTAAATGAAGAGGTGCATATGAATGCGCTTCTGTCAGATTTAGATTTTGCTGATGAAATTATTGTTGTCGATTCGTTTAGCAGTGATGGAACTGAAAGTATCTGTAAATCATTCAGCAAAGTAAAATTTATTCAGCATAAGTTTGAGGATTACTCTTCGCAAAGAAATTTTGCTATTGCTCAAGCAAAAAATGATTGGATTTTATTTCTAGACGCTGATGAAAGACTTACTCCCGCATTAAAAAATGAAATTTTAGTCATGCTAAAAAACAACGAAACATATTCTGCTTTTTTATTTTATAGAACTTTTATATATGAAAATACCATTTTGCGTTTTAGTGGTTGTCAAAACGACAAAATTTTCAGATTATTCAATAAAAATTACGCTACATACAAAACAGATAGATTGGTTCATGAAAAATTAGAAGTGAACGGAAAAATTGGTGTACTCAAAAACAAACTTACTCATTATTCGTTTTCTGATTATGAATCTTTTAAATCAAAAATAATAAGCTACGGGAAATTTAAAGCTCAAGAGAAGTTCATTAAGAAACAAAAAACTTCTTATGTGCGTCACATATTGCATCCTATTTATAATTTCCTGTATAATTATATTGTCCGACTGGGTTTTCTCGACGGAAGAAAAGGCATGACTATTTGCTACCTAAATGCTTATTGTATCCATATTAGATACCAAGAACTTCGAAATCTTTGGGATAAAAAATAG
- a CDS encoding lipopolysaccharide kinase InaA family protein — protein MLITVNTVFISKEKEIKKNITDFSSTGVLFGDGKRNTIKLFDLDGKTINIKSFKIPNIINQVAYKYFRKSKARRSYEYANKLLQKGIGTPQPIAYAENFKVTGLEKSFYISEHLQADLTFRELVENPDYPDHENILRQFAKFTYDLHEKGIEFLDHSPGNTLIKKVSENHYEFYLVDLNRMNFHEAMDFDMRMKNFSRLTPKIEMLAVMSDEYAKHYSKEYEKIFSKMCFYTNDFQAKHHRKMVRKKKLLFWR, from the coding sequence ATGTTAATAACGGTCAATACAGTTTTCATTTCTAAAGAAAAAGAGATCAAAAAGAATATTACGGATTTTAGTTCCACTGGTGTTCTCTTTGGTGATGGTAAAAGGAATACGATCAAACTCTTTGATTTAGACGGTAAGACGATTAACATCAAATCGTTTAAAATTCCTAACATTATTAATCAGGTAGCGTATAAATATTTTCGGAAATCAAAAGCTAGACGATCTTATGAATATGCAAATAAGTTGTTACAAAAGGGAATTGGTACGCCACAGCCTATTGCTTACGCTGAAAATTTTAAAGTTACAGGATTAGAAAAGAGTTTTTATATCAGTGAACATTTACAAGCAGATTTGACTTTCCGGGAATTAGTTGAAAACCCGGATTATCCAGATCATGAAAATATACTAAGACAGTTTGCGAAATTTACTTATGATTTGCATGAAAAAGGAATTGAATTTCTAGATCATTCACCAGGAAATACGTTGATTAAAAAAGTTTCCGAAAACCATTATGAGTTCTACTTGGTTGATTTAAACAGAATGAATTTTCACGAAGCCATGGATTTTGACATGCGAATGAAAAATTTTAGCAGGCTTACGCCAAAAATTGAAATGCTTGCCGTAATGAGTGACGAATATGCAAAACATTACAGTAAGGAATATGAGAAAATTTTTAGTAAAATGTGCTTTTACACTAATGATTTTCAGGCAAAACACCACAGAAAAATGGTAAGAAAAAAGAAATTGCTTTTTTGGAGATAG
- a CDS encoding glycosyltransferase family 4 protein produces MTKTVFLESHNLKNKATGLGTFNYELIKGLSQLEFNNLDLLLNAKNPELLKSEFGDKFKYKKYTDLSRYSIFRTRKKYDLWHSMNQNSKVEPYHVNKYLLTIHDVNFVKEISSDMNHKVNKLFLKKLEKANAITYVSEFAKKQTHQYFKVPNIPEYVIHNGNPISTILDTSSFISPIPLDKPFLYSIGDFLERKNFLSLVKMMLHITDYNLILSGNKNKAYGKEIEDFIQSNNLQNRIFLTGKVDEVAKQFYLSKCHAFVFPSIREGFGLPPIEAMHFGKPIFLSNKTSLPEIGGEHAYYWDNFDPEYMKNTLINGLNHFYNHQNEMEMLMKKRAASFDWKVAAAEYLKVYEKHLF; encoded by the coding sequence ATGACAAAAACTGTATTTCTAGAATCACATAATCTTAAAAATAAAGCAACTGGATTAGGGACTTTTAATTATGAGTTGATAAAGGGATTGTCACAATTAGAATTTAATAATTTAGACTTATTACTAAACGCTAAAAATCCGGAACTACTAAAATCTGAATTTGGCGACAAATTTAAATATAAAAAATATACTGATTTATCCCGATATAGTATTTTTAGAACCCGAAAAAAATATGATTTATGGCATTCCATGAATCAGAATTCTAAAGTTGAACCTTATCACGTCAATAAATATTTACTAACCATCCATGATGTAAATTTTGTAAAGGAAATTTCATCCGATATGAATCACAAAGTAAATAAACTCTTTCTTAAAAAGCTGGAGAAAGCTAATGCGATAACTTATGTCTCGGAATTTGCAAAAAAACAAACCCATCAGTACTTTAAAGTTCCTAATATACCGGAATATGTAATTCATAATGGAAACCCTATTTCGACCATATTAGATACTTCCAGTTTTATTTCACCAATCCCGCTTGACAAACCTTTTTTATATTCCATAGGTGATTTTCTAGAACGAAAAAATTTCCTTTCTCTAGTGAAAATGATGCTTCATATTACGGATTATAATCTAATATTATCTGGAAATAAAAACAAAGCTTATGGCAAAGAAATAGAAGATTTTATACAGTCAAATAATTTACAAAACCGTATTTTTTTGACTGGTAAAGTGGATGAAGTTGCTAAACAATTTTATTTATCGAAGTGCCATGCTTTTGTATTTCCATCTATTCGCGAAGGGTTTGGCCTTCCTCCTATCGAAGCAATGCATTTTGGCAAACCTATCTTTTTATCCAATAAAACTTCATTGCCGGAAATAGGCGGAGAACATGCTTACTATTGGGATAATTTTGATCCTGAATACATGAAAAACACATTGATAAATGGTTTAAATCATTTCTATAATCATCAAAATGAAATGGAAATGCTAATGAAAAAAAGAGCCGCAAGTTTCGATTGGAAAGTTGCGGCTGCTGAATATTTGAAAGTGTATGAAAAGCATCTGTTTTGA
- a CDS encoding polysaccharide deacetylase family protein: MIYVISILVLIGLAFLAFLNFQFKLLSPASKKLRILEYHSVSVNGFEDQITISKEKIKEQFEYLKNNNYKTLSLSEVEELKNKKQPLPPKSVVLTFDDGFLDNHTELYPLLQQYNFKAVCFIVLGRIGQKADWNGEFVSDNMIMMNKQQLFEVSSHIELGYHTFKHDNYAGLSLDEIEKDLQLCQEVIKKEALNVYPALAYTYGGYYRKKGVKQDEFFKLLEKYGIKYGLRIGNRINVFPFKNNYLIQRIDIRGRDTMEDFKKKVVFGRKKVF; the protein is encoded by the coding sequence ATGATTTACGTTATTTCCATATTGGTTTTAATTGGATTAGCCTTTTTGGCTTTTTTGAACTTTCAATTTAAATTACTTTCTCCTGCCTCAAAAAAATTAAGAATTCTAGAATATCATTCCGTTTCCGTAAATGGTTTTGAAGATCAGATTACGATTAGCAAAGAGAAAATAAAAGAACAATTTGAATATTTAAAAAATAACAATTACAAGACACTTTCATTATCTGAAGTGGAAGAATTAAAGAATAAAAAACAGCCATTGCCACCTAAATCGGTTGTTCTTACTTTTGACGATGGTTTTTTAGATAATCATACGGAGTTATATCCTTTGCTACAGCAATATAATTTCAAGGCAGTTTGTTTTATTGTTCTAGGAAGAATAGGGCAAAAAGCAGATTGGAATGGAGAATTCGTCAGTGATAATATGATTATGATGAATAAGCAGCAGTTATTTGAAGTAAGTTCTCATATTGAATTGGGATATCATACTTTTAAACATGACAATTATGCTGGATTATCGCTGGATGAAATAGAAAAAGATCTTCAATTGTGCCAAGAAGTGATTAAAAAGGAGGCATTAAATGTTTACCCAGCATTGGCATACACTTATGGCGGATATTATAGAAAGAAGGGAGTTAAACAAGATGAGTTCTTTAAATTACTCGAGAAATACGGCATAAAATATGGTCTTAGAATAGGCAATAGGATAAATGTTTTCCCTTTTAAAAATAATTACCTAATTCAGCGCATAGACATAAGAGGTAGAGATACAATGGAAGATTTTAAAAAGAAAGTAGTTTTTGGAAGGAAGAAAGTTTTTTAA
- a CDS encoding glycosyltransferase, with product MRLIHFTASKVWRGHEQMIIDICESFRDNNFAESQLIVCPNDSEIFKIATERNLSVQGFDYKSEYDLKFAKKFKQIAIEFQANAILLHNSKSHTIAVLSSIFFSLDIPLVLFRTLIKNVGTNFFRKYKYNYKGIKRIICISEPVVEILKLSIKDHSRLTIIGSVVDTANFSHNVKTGYLHKEFNIPSDFKIVGNVSAFCKVKDHYTWVNTAEELFKRGLKAKYFLIGDGSMEPEIKEYVKSKGLENEVIFAGFRNDINRCLPEFDLFLFTSNNEATGGVILESYACNVPVVASRAGGIPTVLIDNETGLLAEVGNSMDFANKSEALIHDKVMQERFVKAGSEFLLSTSTRLIIGTKILNVLNEVLVN from the coding sequence ATGAGACTAATACATTTTACTGCTTCAAAAGTTTGGAGAGGTCACGAACAAATGATAATTGACATTTGCGAATCGTTTAGAGATAATAATTTTGCTGAAAGTCAATTAATTGTTTGTCCGAATGATTCTGAAATATTCAAAATTGCCACGGAAAGGAATTTAAGCGTTCAAGGATTTGATTATAAATCAGAATATGACCTTAAATTTGCTAAAAAATTCAAACAAATTGCCATAGAGTTTCAAGCTAATGCTATACTACTGCATAATAGTAAATCACATACAATAGCAGTTTTATCCTCTATTTTTTTTAGTTTAGATATCCCTTTAGTGTTGTTTCGAACTTTAATTAAAAACGTAGGAACCAACTTTTTCAGGAAATATAAATACAATTATAAGGGCATAAAAAGGATTATTTGTATTTCTGAACCAGTGGTTGAAATTCTTAAATTATCCATTAAAGACCATTCTAGATTAACAATTATAGGAAGTGTAGTTGATACCGCTAATTTTAGTCATAATGTAAAAACAGGTTATCTTCACAAAGAATTTAATATCCCTTCAGATTTTAAAATAGTAGGAAATGTGTCGGCATTTTGCAAAGTAAAAGATCATTATACTTGGGTTAATACTGCCGAAGAACTTTTTAAAAGAGGATTGAAAGCAAAATATTTTTTGATTGGCGATGGTTCTATGGAGCCAGAAATTAAAGAATATGTAAAGTCAAAAGGTCTAGAAAATGAAGTTATATTTGCCGGTTTTAGAAATGATATAAACAGATGTCTCCCGGAATTTGATTTGTTTTTATTCACGTCAAATAATGAAGCAACTGGAGGAGTTATTCTCGAAAGTTACGCCTGTAATGTGCCGGTTGTCGCTTCCAGAGCTGGTGGTATTCCTACGGTATTAATTGATAATGAAACAGGTTTATTAGCAGAAGTTGGAAATTCAATGGATTTTGCTAATAAATCAGAAGCTTTAATTCATGATAAAGTAATGCAAGAAAGATTTGTCAAAGCTGGTTCTGAATTTTTATTGTCCACTTCTACAAGGCTAATTATCGGGACAAAAATATTGAATGTATTGAATGAAGTTTTAGTAAATTAA
- a CDS encoding L-threonylcarbamoyladenylate synthase — protein MDINQEVHNAFEIIQQGGIILYPTDTVWGIGCDATNPEAVAKIYKLKKRAETQSMIVLMNGEKMMYNVFKDIPEVAWQIMDLSENPTTLVLDKPRNVAPNLIATDNTLGIRIVKEPFCFKLLEKLKKPLVSTSANISGQPTPKSFKEISPEIIKGVDYVVNLHREKIAGKPSTIIKLSADSQVKIIRK, from the coding sequence ATGGACATCAATCAAGAGGTACATAATGCATTCGAAATTATACAACAAGGCGGCATCATCCTTTATCCTACGGACACCGTTTGGGGAATTGGCTGTGATGCTACAAACCCAGAAGCAGTTGCCAAAATCTACAAACTCAAGAAAAGAGCTGAAACACAAAGCATGATTGTTTTAATGAATGGTGAAAAAATGATGTACAACGTTTTCAAGGATATCCCTGAAGTAGCGTGGCAGATCATGGATTTATCCGAAAATCCAACTACATTAGTTCTCGACAAACCAAGAAATGTGGCACCAAATCTAATTGCTACAGATAACACATTGGGCATCAGAATCGTAAAAGAGCCTTTCTGTTTTAAATTATTGGAAAAGTTGAAAAAACCATTAGTTTCAACATCGGCGAATATATCAGGACAACCAACTCCAAAAAGTTTCAAAGAAATTAGCCCCGAAATTATAAAAGGCGTGGACTATGTTGTAAATTTGCATCGCGAAAAAATAGCAGGAAAACCGTCTACAATTATAAAATTGAGTGCTGATAGTCAGGTTAAAATTATTCGAAAATAA